The stretch of DNA gtatgaataaaatatataattgctcTTCGACGAGCTGAACGAAgttatttatgtgtatatacattacgattaattttacatagataGAAAGATAATCGGACAAATATACATTTAGCTTCGCAGCTTtctgtagaaaataataaatatatattaatattaattctcttctgttttatattaatatagattcgCAGGATTGTAAGACATTTTAAATACATGCCTTATTCTTAACTCTTGGaaataatcgatttttttttgcaaatggAGAAATGCTATATAAGATCATTACATGTTAATTCTATAAGATATTTGTAATCATCTGCAATATCTTTacatatagataaatatagtACGATTTTATTCTTGTACAAAAAAACACTACTCAATGAAATTAACGAGTTTGCGTTCTTTTAGGCTTCTTACTTCATTGGATATTcgctctttttaaaaaaaaaatagattattctAGTTACTCCTTcagcaaaaaaattcttttcattttcttactacttttttacgtatttactaatctttcgctctcttccaGAACTAACCAGaactaaatacaatataaaaagatacttCGGCAATGTTCCAACAATACGAACGTATCTAAACGAGTTAAATAATAGCACAATAGCGTTAACAATACAAACgaaagtatttaaattaagtacAACGTTTAAATACAATCAGTAAAagcattttttgcatatgcTGATAATAAATGAACTTTATATACtgcatgtgtatatatatatattcaatcatatatatcatatattaataatgtagcGATATAACATGACATACATTCGgaataatcttaaataacTCCGGAATCATTTTGTATgcttaacaatttatatacaatacatacaCACAGCTTCCCCGTTCTATCTCATTATAAATTagtgaaaaaataatgctGCTTTGGCCATGATCTGCGCATCGGTAATTATTAACTACATATCTTCGTTGCTAACACCTACACTTTTGAATGTGTTTTCATGGTAGTCTTCAAAATAGTCAAAAAACTCTAATTGTACACGGCTCATCATCGCGCGAAGTGTATACTTCTAGAAAAATCTCGTCTCGAACGCATCGATCGTTACCACAATATAATCCTGTATTATAGTCTGCCGTTCGTTTAATAGTAATAGATAACATTAATACTTTGATTATTATCACTGCATGAGGATGATTCGTGTAAAGCAAATAGCCATTACTCATCTCCAACaaacagaataaattatttactttcaaattcgctttttcttccttctcgCCCGAAGGCGAGAATTCGCTAAATCACCGCGAGATGACTGATTACCTTTGCCGTCACTATACGAAATATTCAATTCCGCTccatattataaaacatttaagcACCTTCGACTTTGGTatgaaaacaaaatgtttCGGCGATTACGCTCGCGATCTCCTcatgttattttcaataaaatgagAGATCTCACGCATTGATACATTGTACAtaaagtgtataaaaattggACGCGTCCATCAAATCATGAGTACGAACGTTCGAATGGAATGGCTCggtaattgattaattagtataaaataaatgtaaatttaaaaaaaaaaaaaaagaaaagtgatACACGCGCAATGGaatgtgtaatttaaattctctCTTTTAAATGGCTGTTTATCACTTCATTTTAAATTGCGATAATCACTATCGTTTCCGTCTCAAATCAGACTGatgtaattatcaaatattcgtCGACATCTAGAATGACTTCGACATACAAGCTAATAAGCTTTACATCCGCGAGTAACATTTAATCGTAAATCCTTCCGCATTTATCGTgccaattaataataaaatagtttttctatCTTCTATATGTATATCGTGACAAATAAGATAGTTACAAGGCCATATAGCAGTACTGCAGAGCATTCTGACGTTAGTGTTTTATGTgctattttctttaatacgGATTTTAAGAtcgaaatttttcttcagaaTTAGCTCCAGCTATCGAAGTActaggaaaaattaaatctccAGAAAGTGCTGTACAATGTAAAtcgctgtctctctctctttctctctcgacaCCGATGAGTCTATGACAAGTACACCTAACTGTTAATGCCTAttgatttgataaattttatcatatatttactTTCCAATAAATTAATGCTCACGTTGCAACGAATAAACAACGATctgtacatttaatataaaaattaaacctAAGGACGGAGAAcagaaaacgctataagactATGATCGGATATTCGATCCTCGCtgtgaataaaatgtatcggTCGGCAAAATGTATCAAGTTGCCAGGCATCACTGATATCTCTCATCcacgccgcgcgcgcgcgcgcgcgaggtaCACGGAATTCTCTATCGCAATTACGCTAAGCTTCACCCCGGAGAgctcctctctcttttcttctttaaagTACAACGCTCGGCGAGTGAGTTCACCGACAATCAGTTGTGCAGAACCGTGTTCCCGGCATACAACTACAAAAATCTTCTACTTGTATCTCGGACTATCTGGAGGAGTAGATTGTGTGTTAGCTCTCTGCTTTGGTCCGGTTTTAAAGGACATCTTTTTCACGGGTCTCGGTGAAATTCCGTGAAGCGTTGTGCTGTCGGGGATATCATTGCTAAACCACACTCTGCTTCCGTCAGAAACTGGAAACAAACGCGGGAACGTTGTTAGCATAAACTTGGCAAATCATCATTATTGAAAAGCcacacaaaaaattttagccACAAAGTAAAGAATCGTGTGAGAAAAACGCAGAGACGTTAGAAATAGTAAGCGTGCAGTCGAGAAGATTGTATCAGCAGTaacacattaatattttgcgaatTGCAAATATCATGTTCTTCTGCTAAGCAATATTCAGAAAACAGCATATAAAAcacatataagaaaaataataatattcgaaCATGCCATCTTTAGTGCTCATAGATTGGAAAGATTACCtctgaatatattttgcaagacTGCCAaacaaaaagttaattaagaGACGTGTTGGAATTCAAAAGTGTTGGAGAAAAAGTTGTTGGAAAAATTCTCTTTACTTTATATTGTATTCGGCAGGTGTTAAATCTTGCGATTTTACGTATTGTTATTGTGGACAGacagaacaaataaaaaacataaagatCGGACACGGAATTGCAACGTGCTTTTTCACTTTGAAAAGATTTACATCCGAGAGTATCCGCAACGTAGTTGCGGATGCGCTATGGACATCGCAGCTTATCGATCAGACGTATACTTAACAGATAGACAGAGATGTAGGATACAATGTCAGATAATACGCTCGAAGAACAGCacggaaataataaataactaataatactaCCTTGTCTGGTGGTGTTACAAGGTGGGTGGGGGTTAGTGGACTGAATTAGTCACCTCTATTCGCACGATTGTCACTGCTCGCCGCCGAGGTGCTGCGCAGACCGGAACGCCCCTGATGCGAATCTATAAGCGCTGCCGCGAGGTTTGACGACGCTGTGGATTGCACGCTTGTTGTAGATCCTGACAGTGCgatatcgataataataacaataataataaacttctACACAGTCGTATTACGTGACATACGAAATTTCaaattccacaaaaaaatataacaagtaaaaagtttttttttttgcacaccGCGTACGTAAACGGAGAAAAAAACGAactaaatatcaaaattttttaatttatattgaaattcacGCACCAGAGACGGACGAAGCTCCGCTGAACGGGCTCGGCGGTTGCACCGGCGAGTAAACGTTGGCCGTGAACTCCTCGAACGTCGTGGCTTCCTTGTGATTTCTCATGACAGTATCGATGGATCGCGCTCTCTCTTCGTaactgaaattatttatagatctTTCCAGTGCAACAATCTTCTCGCAATATCGTGATTTATGAACAGAACTGAATTCATGACTTACTAATGTTGGTACAATGTAAGCGTAGACCTTTTCGCCCTGCTCGCGGCCAGCGCAGTCGTTCTCACCAAACCCGGCAACACCTTGTCCTCCACGATACACTCGTCAAACAGTGGCCCGAAGAATGGAATCTCCGACTTCCGCGAAATCTGTACTCGATACAGCTTGTTTTTCAGCGGATAAATGACTATCAGAACGTCGCAGAATTCCGTTGGTATGATGTCCCTGCGATAATCCCGCCAGTGCTCCGACCAGACTATGTGGATCTCGTCGTTGCCGAGATGCCGCGTCTAAAATCAAATGCTTTATGAATATCCGCCGAAAGGCAAATataattgagataaaaattatgcgtGCTTcgacaattaaataatctaaacAAGGAGGCGAAGAAGGCCGCGCTAAAATAACGTGCATCGTTACCTTTTGCAGTAAACTCTCAGGGCTGTCCGATGGCATTCTCGTGGCAACGTGAAAGAGAACTTCGGTGAAGGACGTGGCGTAGTACGGTGCGGTGACGCCGGACGCCTTGCCGGGCACTAAGCCGCCGAGGAAGCCGGTGTGCGACTCGAGCTCGACCTCCCAGGCGAGTCGCGCGATGAAGCTCTCGTACTCCTTACTGGCAGTGACGTTGCTTAGTATGGAGTTTTTGTCTTCCTGGCCCTGGCTGACGTAAATCACCGCTATCTTGTGTGTCTCTCTGGATCGCTGGCTGTCAAGATTGCGCAGCTCGCGCAAGAGCTTCTCGTTTTTCGCCAGCAAATGCAGTTTCCTCCGTTGCTCCCAGCCGGACAGGCCGAGATGCGAAAACAGAAGGCGGCAGTGGTGAAACGGCGCCGGCGGCGGGCGACACGACGGCGGGCTGATTGCCGATGCGCTCATGCTGCAAATCGAGATTCGCGACGTTAAAATTCAGCGACTGATGTTGCGACTGTCGGTGatgcaattttgtaaaaacgaaattttcattaatattctgCAAAATAGCTGGAATACGAAGGAGTACGCAACCTGATGTGCTGACTCCAGTTGTTGATGTGCTCCTGCTCCACGTTCCTTTGATTCAAAATCGTCGCAATCGTCTCGCTTTCGAGATAGTGTCCCTGAGGTGGGTTAGCAGGCGCGTTGAGAGCGACTTCCGGGTTAGTCAAAACTTCCGGACTGGTGTGTCCTATGTATTGAAGGAGCTGAGGACATACGAGGATTCTCTAGCGCTAATCTCATCATCAGATTACGCTTAAGGGGATCCtaaaaaaacgaattttacgaaaaatagatGGTAAAACAGAGACGTATCTGCtttaccttctatttttcgtaaaattcgttttttttggctgcgtggcttgaaaaatcctttcaaatcgaccatccgtagtgtattagcatatgtactttacttacagaaaaggactttttattctacacagccaaaaaaaagttaagtgtatttgaaaaaaataagtaaaacagaccactttaggatccccttaatgattaatcttaaattttcaCTCACGTCATCCAAATTGTCCATATCGCTCGCGGCGTTTGCGAAAGTCGGCAATATGTGAGGCTCGCGATGCCGTATCGTGTGTCTGGGTGTACAGTTGTGAGGCGTGATAACGCTATTTAAGTCATCTACATGCAGCTTCGCACTCCAGTCGACTGAAACAAATGGTGAGAATTCATATTAGTTTGTTTTCATTGTCGAAAAACTgctacacaaatttatttgcataaattaattaccagGTTTCGCGAATGGCAGCGGTAGATCGTCGTCGACAAAGGGTTGGCTATATAAGATCGAACTGTCCCAAGAGGCTTTGCCAGCGAGATCTCGCAGCAAAACTCTGACCAAGGAAGGAGCCGTGGTCAAGCCGGCCGTGACTCCTCCGCCAGGCGCGTCCAGTGCCGCCAACTCCACCAGCGACATTATGATCGAGTTAGAGAGCATCAACAGCTGTATGTTAGGCGCTTGGAAAACGGCGGAGGACAACTCGTCCCCGTCGATTCCGGGAACGTCGTCCAGCTCGACGACCAGCGATGAGAGACGCGCGGCACCGATTCCCATCGGAAAGTGTCCGAGGTGGTTGATTAAATGCATCATCACCTGCGCCCAAAATAAATGTCaagttaaataaacaatagattttgaattttataaagccattgttgtaataataataattgaataaataggCTGTTGAGTCTGCAAGTTTTCATTCAAATGCCAAATCAATATCGTTAAAGCGTTAGAACTTGCGTTGGCCTAATAgacaatttattcaattagGTTAAGTTAATTTTTCCAAGCAAGCAACTCGTAAGCACGGTTTTagtgtcataaatttttaatattattaaaaatcttcaagtctttttttatatatactcaTGTGCAACAGTTTACCATTTTTGCTGCCAACTGCACGGACTGAATGTTTCCTTTGTGCGGCGATTTTGAGGAAGGCTCGTCGACCAGATTATCCAGCATAATGTTCAGATCAAAATCGTCGTCCTCTTCATGATTCTTAGCGGTTCTTGAAAATTCCTTCCCCACTTTGTTCTGCACTATATTGTTCAACACctacgaaataaaattgaacgaTGTGCAAACTGAGAAACTAAATTGTGGCGTGTGGGATCTAAGAGAGTACAATACTAACTGTAAATAAGGTCATCAAGAGCGGCTTCCCGTGGAACACCTGCAGTAATACCGCTGGTCCTAAATGCATAGCCCACTCGCCCAAGCAGAACAGCATCGACACTGTCAAAGGCCCGCGTCTTTCCCGCGTTGTCATTCGCCCAAGTGTATCCGACAAAATCTAAATGTTGAAGAATACAAATCTCGTTACTTTTCTCCTTAAATTGAATCATATGATAGAACGTACTTGTATTATCTTAGATGGCACACTGGGATACAGTTCTAGCAGCACGTCGGCCTTATCGCAGAGAAGTAACAGAGAATCGCACGCAACCTGTGCAACCGTGGCGTGCGAGGCCTGGAAATAGAAGATCGGTGTAATCATTGTGTGTCAATTAACTTCCGATCggtaaaaattgtacatagGTAATCCTCGTATGTGATTTTGATATAATAGAATCTGAAAATTATAGCAGGAGCTATCATTTAACACGGTACAGTATGTCTAAAACcggcaattttttaattaaatttactgcaataaattaataaaaattacacactattaaaagtaaaaatacacAACGTTGTCAATGACAGCCTGTCTCCGTAGTGTGCTATTatagttgaaaatatataaaaaaattctataaaaataaatgttttaaatcacTAAAGGTCTTTGAAACAAAAgcttttttctgattttttgaataaaaatctgaaaacttttatattaatcatgtaataaatttttgtgaaataagatttggtttacttttaaatttctatgttGCACGAGAGTTAcctatatttcaataattatcaacACATCTAGTTAGTGACATATAAAATGACAGTTTGCTCATTTAGCAGGTTACGGAAAGTCTGATACAAGGACACCATCGCAGGCTGaaacgatttattatttcgaaCACACACATAGCAAAGTAGGCCATGCAAAGTCAAAGAGATCTTCAAAAGTTGCGCAGGTATCAGTCCAAAACTGTGAACATCACATGATAAACGGCCGACACAGCTTTACTGAGgcagattaaaaaaaaggaaggacTACCTGATCCATTAGGGGAAAACAGAAACCAGCTCTGCGACGCTCTGCTCCTTGCATCCGCTGCCAATGACACTCAGTGAACGAGATATTCGCTTTCACCTTACTACTATCGCAACACACCTGCTTCGCTTTAGCTTAGATATCGTTAAATGGAATGTCACCCGTAAGTATACATTCACGGATAGCAGCGGGGTTGCGTCTCGCgcgataaatatacataataccAATTTAACTTAAGACAATGTTCCAAGTGCGAACTATCAAGCAACTAAAATCGTAGGGAAACAGTTTTCTCTATGTCATGCATTCTATGTCCAAAGTGCTACGGGTTTCTATTTGAAATCTGTGCGTTTGTAGCTGCTTGTGATCTCGTATATTCGTCTCTCAACGACGTGTAATGCGATAAGGATTTACAGTTGAACGTGGGAAAACTTGCGCTCACCCTAAGTGCGAGAAGAAGAACGGTGACAGCTTCGGGAACTCTCGGATGTTGCGTTTTGTAAGACAGTTCTTTGTACGCGAACATCGCGATGCTCGATAGGGCCACGCATCTCGCTATCCCGGTTGGTTCTCGTCGGCAGCTCCGCAAAAGTATCGTTACGATATGCTCCTGCAAAGTTCACAACacacataaaatttacaagatCTATCAGTTATTGAATTGTGTCGTACAAAAATCGTATCACCTTTGCTTCCGGACATGTCATAGTTACGATGTCGGGCCCGTTCGGTTGTAGCAGCGGCAGTTTGATCGTTCCGATAGGCATCGACAACAATGAGCCGATGATAGAAACAGCCTCTGTCCTGGGTGCctggaaaaaaatagtataaaaatgtatactaAAAAGATACATTGGATTTTTAACAGTAAAAAAGGCAAGAAAAGCCGAAAgcgcaaaatattataaattaacgtaCAAATATGTTTCAACCATAATTTTGGACCTTCCTCAATTAGACAAAGTATAAGGAAAAAGTTTaggttatattaaaaatatataaagatttaataaaattgtttttattttaaataactgtcaaaataaccttcgctctcaaactatcaaactgtcagaataatcgagataaccaatcagtgtcgcggaaaagcgtcaacaatactttcgatacattcgagtatcgatctttcatgccttttttaagagtggagaaaataattaaagaatagaCCGACtgcgtaaattaattttaatcgaaagaAGAATGCAAACGTTGAATACCTCGACATCCTGACTGCTGAGTATCACGTTAGCGGCGTGAATGTAGTCCAGAATCAGAAGGCTCGATCCCGGCAGATTCAGGCTGAACAATCTGGGTCCTGTGTATTTCACAAGCACGTGCAGAACTTTGCTGTCGTTGCTGGCGATCCCGCTATGAACGGCGCGATAGAAAAGCGTCAGATGCTGTTTCGGCAGACTGATGTCCAGCGGTTGTATCGTCAAGAGACATATGAGACGATACGCGGCTAGTTTGCCGATTTCGTATTGCTCCGGAAGTTGAATCGCCTGCGAAAAAGAAATACACACCGGAAATGAACACCGGAAAACGACATTTCTATGTCATGCGCGTATGTACCTTAAAACACCACGGTGCGATGACTGTTAGAGGTGGAATTAACTCCGGTGCCGGAGGCGTCGCCTGATTATCCCCGGATACTCCTTGATTTAAGCGAATCTAGATAACAATTaggtaaataatataatgagtCGACTAACATAAATAATCTTGGCCGCTATCTTTACAACAAGATTTAAACAACATCTTCTTTCCGGAAGCTAGCTAATTCTTACCTTGATCAACGTTTGTGTGAGCTGCACGAAGTAATCCATGACTTGGCCGTGCAAAACAGGATCGTGGATGTTATTGACATCTCCTAAGGCCGACAGCATACGCCGCCATAAAACGACAGCCACATCTGGCAACCATCCACGAACCCCTCCACCTGCCATAACTGATCTTCTTTCAGACGCGTCGTTTGTATCTGCGGAATAATAACGACTGTCAGATATACATGTCGACTTCAGATATGCGAGGGCACAactataatcaaatatatatattattaaatgacacaattgttatttatagTTCATGAAATTGCATAGTTAAGCTTCGTATTTTCTGCGcaacaagaaaaattatcaCAAGCTTAACACACGACAGAGTTTAATAAACCGACGGGGAagcgaaatatttaaaaaaagcgtAGGCTTAattaaagagatattttaattaattgtgctTCGTAATTCTCGCCTTGACTGCACGAGCGGTCATCGAAGCGTAGtgtattgttaattaaaacgaCATCATTCGATTAATATGAAATGTCACAGGATGATTAATGTAAAAACAAGATGTAAGAACTTTGTTCCGGAAATGTCAACGTGTTCACACTTGgtaaatgacaaattttcataCGCATCGTATAAATAATGTGACAGTCCGTACATACCAATGCTGCTACCATCAATATTCTCTATCTGTATCGGGCTATCCTTGTTGCTGTCAACGCCACTGCTGGGTGTCGGCGACGGGCATCGCGGCGACGGTGGCTCGCTATCGACTATAACAATGCTATCCAACGATTTCGCACGTCTGCTGGGCAGCATCTTCCGACCGGCCGCCGACGACGAAGTCGAGCCACTC from Linepithema humile isolate Giens D197 chromosome 2, Lhum_UNIL_v1.0, whole genome shotgun sequence encodes:
- the LOC105680013 gene encoding probable Rho GTPase-activating protein CG5521 isoform X9 — protein: MFSKKLHVDVKKSTLKIQDVKKDSATRFKHLKIVLENVDTDEAKGFFEGNFSHVYFILYDCFVSAEANLRQRVHKAHREELEQVLQLLEKVLTLLPELLNRRWQCHSLARILQKLLHPGNSWKLRRQAIRYFILWYQALGENAPEHIHQMFASLVPGFPPHQVSPYKCDRRAEGKKERLAKAGNSEEKDKREFYDSQLMQSTFHDNGPNQSPISQVDGGPILPPQSGEKPLDNETVRFLEALLEFMVTQVVKIEWRDKSTRQHKTFQFLLERFKVAYLRHICPEFDENFSLYKPNLELPTMRKPTNQNHDNYVLCKVALIKWVANFTHVAKKDGLFAHLSQSTTPNEENVESELRRVSVTQNPNDSTLLSPESAISQQDSQIQEDSTVSALMLVRDVLYGNRDNVNFVHELYRQAFLLDFNHAGAIRKAIAVYKDWIQMNEIPPFMLEPLDGHKDRDLEEYQKSEMEKFPSENYRQTRLRNDSYLGAIHRENLFIRAGLQNVLQVFITQASNVFFLENSGPSASPTLLEEQTDSCKRVLNVYRYVVMHSRLEPATWEQLLRVLLQITSLVLSEKSSRRKQQDTIGGKLAPAIFQTLIVTWIKANLNVVISTQLWDQFLEVLTSLTQWEELIREWAKTLDTLTRVLARHVYNLDLNDLPLDRLSEQKSKKRRGVGSRAASTGSVQPPRKGSEENNTAPKESVTDHPLRDIRKVRPLPRSASDNNIYSSKARTKIPRQRTHTIHSGIPVLPLSIEQDMARLLSSGSTSSSAAGRKMLPSRRAKSLDSIVIVDSEPPSPRCPSPTPSSGVDSNKDSPIQIENIDGSSIDTNDASERRSVMAGGGVRGWLPDVAVVLWRRMLSALGDVNNIHDPVLHGQVMDYFVQLTQTLIKIRLNQGVSGDNQATPPAPELIPPLTVIAPWCFKAIQLPEQYEIGKLAAYRLICLLTIQPLDISLPKQHLTLFYRAVHSGIASNDSKVLHVLVKYTGPRLFSLNLPGSSLLILDYIHAANVILSSQDVEAPRTEAVSIIGSLLSMPIGTIKLPLLQPNGPDIVTMTCPEAKEHIVTILLRSCRREPTGIARCVALSSIAMFAYKELSYKTQHPRVPEAVTVLLLALRASHATVAQVACDSLLLLCDKADVLLELYPSVPSKIIQILSDTLGRMTTRERRGPLTVSMLFCLGEWAMHLGPAVLLQVFHGKPLLMTLFTVLNNIVQNKVGKEFSRTAKNHEEDDDFDLNIMLDNLVDEPSSKSPHKGNIQSVQLAAKMVMMHLINHLGHFPMGIGAARLSSLVVELDDVPGIDGDELSSAVFQAPNIQLLMLSNSIIMSLVELAALDAPGGGVTAGLTTAPSLVRVLLRDLAGKASWDSSILYSQPFVDDDLPLPFAKPVDWSAKLHVDDLNSVITPHNCTPRHTIRHREPHILPTFANAASDMDNLDDLLQYIGHTSPEVLTNPEVALNAPANPPQGHYLESETIATILNQRNVEQEHINNWSQHISMSASAISPPSCRPPPAPFHHCRLLFSHLGLSGWEQRRKLHLLAKNEKLLRELRNLDSQRSRETHKIAVIYVSQGQEDKNSILSNVTASKEYESFIARLAWEVELESHTGFLGGLVPGKASGVTAPYYATSFTEVLFHVATRMPSDSPESLLQKTRHLGNDEIHIVWSEHWRDYRRDIIPTEFCDVLIVIYPLKNKLYRVQISRKSEIPFFGPLFDECIVEDKVLPGLVRTTALAASRAKRSTLTLYQHYYEERARSIDTVMRNHKEATTFEEFTANVYSPVQPPSPFSGASSVSGSTTSVQSTASSNLAAALIDSHQGRSGLRSTSAASSDNRANRVSDGSRVWFSNDIPDSTTLHGISPRPVKKMSFKTGPKQRANTQSTPPDSPRYK
- the LOC105680013 gene encoding probable Rho GTPase-activating protein CG5521 isoform X8, yielding MFSKKLHVDVKKSTLKIQDVKKDSATRFKHLKIVLENVDTDEAKGFFEGNFSHVYFILYDCFVSAEANLRQRELSFHIVHKAHREELEQVLQLLEKVLTLLPELLNRRWQCHSLARILQKLLHPGNSWKLRRQAIRYFILWYQALGENAPEHIHQMFASLVPGFPPHQVSPYKCDRRAEGKKERLAKAGNSEEKDKREFYDSQLMQSTFHDNGPNQSPISQVDGGPILPPQSGEKPLDNETVRFLEALLEFMVTQVVKIEWRDKSTRQHKTFQFLLERFKVAYLRHICPEFDENFSLYKPNLELPTMRKPTNQNHDNYVLCKVALIKWVANFTHVAKKDGLFAHLSQSTTPNEENVESELRRVSVTQNPNDSTLLSPESAISQQDSQIQEDSTVSALMLVRDVLYGNRDNVNFVHELYRQAFLLDFNHAGAIRKAIAVYKDWIQMNEIPPFMLEPLDGHKDRDLEEYQKSEMEKFPSENYRQTRLRNDSYLGAIHRENLFIRAGLQNVLQVFITQASNVFFLENSGPSASPTLLEEQTDSCKRVLNVYRYVVMHSRLEPATWEQLLRVLLQITSLVLSEKSSRRKQQDTIGGKLAPAIFQTLIVTWIKANLNVVISTQLWDQFLEVLTSLTQWEELIREWAKTLDTLTRVLARHVYNLDLNDLPLDRLSEQKSKKRRGVGSRAASTGSVQPPRKGSEENNTAPKESVTDHPLRDIRKVRPLPRSASDNNIYSSKARTKIPRQRTHTIHSGIPVLPLSIEQDMARLLSSGSTSSSAAGRKMLPSRRAKSLDSIVIVDSEPPSPRCPSPTPSSGVDSNKDSPIQIENIDGSSIDTNDASERRSVMAGGGVRGWLPDVAVVLWRRMLSALGDVNNIHDPVLHGQVMDYFVQLTQTLIKIRLNQGVSGDNQATPPAPELIPPLTVIAPWCFKAIQLPEQYEIGKLAAYRLICLLTIQPLDISLPKQHLTLFYRAVHSGIASNDSKVLHVLVKYTGPRLFSLNLPGSSLLILDYIHAANVILSSQDVEAPRTEAVSIIGSLLSMPIGTIKLPLLQPNGPDIVTMTCPEAKEHIVTILLRSCRREPTGIARCVALSSIAMFAYKELSYKTQHPRVPEAVTVLLLALRASHATVAQVACDSLLLLCDKADVLLELYPSVPSKIIQILSDTLGRMTTRERRGPLTVSMLFCLGEWAMHLGPAVLLQVFHGKPLLMTLFTVLNNIVQNKVGKEFSRTAKNHEEDDDFDLNIMLDNLVDEPSSKSPHKGNIQSVQLAAKMVMMHLINHLGHFPMGIGAARLSSLVVELDDVPGIDGDELSSAVFQAPNIQLLMLSNSIIMSLVELAALDAPGGGVTAGLTTAPSLVRVLLRDLAGKASWDSSILYSQPFVDDDLPLPFAKPVDWSAKLHVDDLNSVITPHNCTPRHTIRHREPHILPTFANAASDMDNLDDLLQYIGHTSPEVLTNPEVALNAPANPPQGHYLESETIATILNQRNVEQEHINNWSQHISMSASAISPPSCRPPPAPFHHCRLLFSHLGLSGWEQRRKLHLLAKNEKLLRELRNLDSQRSRETHKIAVIYVSQGQEDKNSILSNVTASKEYESFIARLAWEVELESHTGFLGGLVPGKASGVTAPYYATSFTEVLFHVATRMPSDSPESLLQKTRHLGNDEIHIVWSEHWRDYRRDIIPTEFCDVLIVIYPLKNKLYRVQISRKSEIPFFGPLFDECIVEDKVLPGLVRTTALAASRAKRSTLTLYQHYYEERARSIDTVMRNHKEATTFEEFTANVYSPVQPPSPFSGASSVSGSTTSVQSTASSNLAAALIDSHQGRSGLRSTSAASSDNRANRVLQNIFRVSDGSRVWFSNDIPDSTTLHGISPRPVKKMSFKTGPKQRANTQSTPPDSPRYK